One stretch of Deinobacterium chartae DNA includes these proteins:
- a CDS encoding efflux RND transporter permease subunit: protein MSAKSDKPVADNPLIRFFVDRFVLTFAIFGALILFGLITIPRVGVDLMPKFDVPVVAVTTVYPGAGPEEIANQVSKPIEDQLTTLVGIDTISSSSGEGFSQVVVQFQLGKSVDQVAVEVSQRVAGIRGSLPRDAEEPVVSKFDPTAQPILSVALEAPGRDLTEVARYAEDTLKPKLQRVDGVTDVQVTGGPEREIQVLLNPARMQTFGLSPAAVSNAIASASFTQSAGSISSNGQRTLFSLRNEARRPEEIAAILVDAQRGLRVSDVATVRDTSATPTSYSRLNGQPVVTLSVRKSSDSNAVSVADELRALLKETKFPAGYSARIVSDTTEVIKATVEDTFIETLLTVAVVSVIVLIFLGKLNTVFSTVLAIPISVIGAIIVFGLFGFTFNIVSLLAIIVAVGIVVDDSIVVAENIERYRSMGYGLRESVLKGGSEVISAVSASTLSLLAVFLPISFLPGIIGQFFQQFGIVLAAAVFVSWIEALFFLTVRMAYFPDPVTPTWREVGRMFGSGQAFRVAFKVWFRNPFSLLLLAVLAIGTAVSLARIQPLYALGALVLVAVYPLLLGAVLYVFRIVFGAFGALSTSVHSASEIGFERAQNVYARSLGAALRRPGLVLAAGGLVFASIVVVGPMLPFNFVPKTDDGLIQISLDLPKGTSLSETDAITRRVENYLLADEQVETIETAVGTSSNVLAGNANAERADLTVTLKPKHERAPVWTVAEGYREAFAEIFANRPELEYRVTVPDGGPGGAADFQLILNAPTPEMLAEHNARLVEALRATGYFSDVRSSLSETNTEQVFMPDNAQLSGSGLTAQDIAATLRAYNAGGQAAVLRQSGQEYPIIVRGDPRFVATESDLLSLPVYSNALRQSVPLGSLGHFQPQQTPATLARTNQIYSAGINANFRPGAPGLLQVQTEVNRLLTEKGIINDQVTLGSSGDAELVGDLATAAPLAFLLALLLNYLVIASQFNSFRYPMYILLTVPLALVGAFWAAALMGTGLDIISMLGTVLLIGLVTKNAILLLDFVVRGTRNLDLRASLVEAGRLRLRPITMTTMTVLVISLPLLLGIGQGGELRKPLGVIILGGVLSGTLLTLYVVPAAFYLFERRRYERGQTLVKSDSGPVGVPAD, encoded by the coding sequence GTGAGTGCCAAGAGCGACAAGCCTGTTGCCGACAACCCCCTGATCCGCTTTTTCGTTGACCGTTTTGTTCTGACCTTCGCGATCTTCGGCGCCCTGATCCTGTTCGGTCTGATCACCATACCGCGCGTCGGCGTGGACCTGATGCCCAAGTTCGACGTGCCGGTGGTCGCGGTCACGACCGTGTACCCCGGCGCGGGCCCCGAGGAAATCGCCAACCAGGTGTCCAAGCCGATCGAGGACCAGCTCACCACCCTGGTGGGAATCGACACGATCTCCTCCTCGAGCGGAGAGGGCTTCTCGCAGGTGGTGGTGCAGTTCCAGCTCGGCAAGAGCGTGGACCAGGTGGCGGTCGAGGTGTCGCAGCGCGTGGCGGGCATTCGTGGCTCGCTGCCGCGCGACGCCGAGGAGCCGGTGGTGTCCAAGTTCGACCCCACCGCCCAGCCGATCCTGTCGGTGGCCCTCGAGGCGCCGGGCCGCGACCTGACCGAGGTGGCGCGTTACGCCGAGGACACCCTTAAACCCAAGCTGCAACGCGTGGACGGTGTGACCGACGTGCAGGTGACCGGCGGGCCCGAGCGCGAGATTCAGGTGCTGCTCAACCCAGCAAGGATGCAGACGTTCGGGCTCAGCCCGGCGGCGGTCTCGAACGCCATCGCCTCGGCATCGTTCACCCAGTCGGCCGGCAGCATCTCGAGCAACGGCCAGCGCACGCTGTTCAGCCTGCGCAACGAGGCGCGCCGCCCCGAGGAGATCGCGGCCATCCTGGTAGACGCGCAGCGCGGCCTGCGCGTATCGGACGTGGCGACCGTGCGCGACACCTCGGCCACCCCCACCTCGTACAGCCGCCTCAACGGTCAGCCGGTCGTGACGCTGTCGGTGCGCAAGTCCTCGGACTCCAACGCGGTGTCGGTGGCCGACGAGCTGCGCGCGCTGCTCAAGGAAACCAAGTTCCCCGCCGGTTACAGTGCCCGCATCGTTTCGGACACCACCGAGGTGATCAAGGCGACGGTCGAGGACACCTTCATCGAGACGCTGCTGACCGTGGCGGTGGTGTCGGTGATCGTGCTGATCTTCCTGGGCAAACTCAACACCGTGTTCTCCACGGTGCTGGCGATTCCGATCTCGGTGATCGGTGCGATCATCGTGTTCGGGCTGTTCGGTTTCACCTTCAACATCGTCTCGCTGCTGGCCATCATCGTGGCGGTCGGTATCGTGGTGGACGACTCGATCGTGGTCGCCGAGAACATCGAGCGTTACCGCAGCATGGGCTACGGCCTGAGAGAGTCGGTGCTCAAGGGCGGCTCCGAGGTGATCTCGGCGGTTTCGGCCTCCACGCTGTCGCTGCTGGCGGTCTTCTTGCCGATCTCGTTCCTGCCAGGCATCATCGGGCAGTTCTTCCAGCAGTTCGGCATCGTGCTCGCTGCGGCCGTGTTCGTGTCGTGGATAGAAGCGCTGTTCTTCCTGACCGTGCGCATGGCCTACTTCCCCGATCCGGTCACGCCGACTTGGCGTGAGGTGGGCCGCATGTTCGGCTCCGGTCAGGCTTTCCGGGTCGCTTTCAAGGTGTGGTTCCGCAATCCCTTCTCGCTGCTGCTGCTGGCGGTACTGGCCATCGGTACGGCGGTGAGCCTGGCACGTATCCAGCCGCTGTACGCCCTGGGGGCCCTGGTGCTGGTGGCGGTGTACCCGCTGCTGCTGGGCGCGGTGCTGTACGTGTTCCGCATCGTGTTCGGCGCGTTCGGCGCGCTGTCGACCTCGGTGCACTCGGCTTCGGAGATCGGCTTCGAGCGGGCCCAGAACGTGTACGCGCGCTCGCTGGGCGCTGCGCTGCGCCGCCCCGGGCTGGTCCTGGCCGCGGGCGGGCTGGTCTTTGCCTCGATCGTGGTGGTCGGGCCGATGCTGCCTTTCAACTTCGTTCCCAAGACCGACGACGGCCTGATCCAGATCTCGCTGGACCTGCCCAAGGGCACCTCGCTCAGCGAGACCGACGCGATCACCCGCCGGGTGGAGAACTACCTGCTGGCCGACGAGCAGGTCGAGACCATCGAGACTGCGGTGGGTACCTCCTCGAACGTGCTGGCCGGCAACGCCAACGCCGAGCGTGCCGATCTGACCGTGACCCTCAAGCCCAAGCACGAGCGCGCTCCGGTGTGGACGGTCGCGGAGGGGTACCGCGAGGCATTTGCCGAGATCTTCGCGAACCGCCCGGAACTCGAGTACCGCGTGACCGTGCCGGACGGCGGCCCGGGCGGAGCGGCGGATTTCCAGCTGATTCTCAATGCCCCCACGCCCGAAATGCTGGCCGAGCACAACGCGCGTCTGGTCGAGGCGCTGCGCGCGACCGGCTACTTCTCGGACGTGCGTTCGAGCCTGTCCGAAACCAACACCGAGCAGGTCTTTATGCCGGATAACGCGCAGCTCAGTGGCAGCGGCCTGACCGCTCAGGACATCGCCGCGACCTTGCGCGCCTACAACGCCGGAGGTCAGGCGGCCGTGCTGCGTCAGAGCGGCCAGGAGTACCCGATCATCGTAAGGGGCGATCCGCGCTTTGTCGCCACCGAGAGCGACCTGCTGTCGCTGCCGGTTTACTCGAACGCGCTGCGCCAGAGCGTGCCGCTGGGCAGCCTGGGTCACTTCCAGCCGCAGCAGACCCCGGCTACCCTGGCCCGTACCAACCAGATCTACTCGGCCGGCATCAACGCCAATTTCCGACCCGGTGCGCCTGGCCTGTTGCAGGTGCAGACCGAGGTAAACCGGCTGCTTACGGAAAAGGGCATCATCAATGATCAGGTGACCCTGGGTTCTTCGGGTGATGCCGAACTGGTGGGCGACCTGGCGACCGCAGCGCCGCTGGCTTTCCTGCTGGCACTGCTGCTGAACTACCTGGTGATCGCCAGCCAGTTCAACAGCTTCCGCTACCCGATGTACATCCTGCTGACCGTGCCGCTGGCGCTGGTAGGCGCTTTCTGGGCCGCGGCGCTGATGGGAACTGGCCTGGACATCATCTCGATGCTGGGCACGGTGCTGCTGATCGGTCTGGTAACCAAGAACGCGATTTTGCTGCTCGACTTCGTGGTGCGCGGCACCCGTAACCTCGACCTGCGCGCGTCGCTGGTGGAGGCGGGCCGCCTGAGGCTGCGTCCGATCACCATGACCACCATGACCGTGCTGGTCATCTCGCTGCCGCTGTTGCTGGGCATCGGTCAGGGCGGAGAGTTGCGCAAGCCGCTGGGCGTGATCATCCTGGGCGGCGTGCTGTCCGGAACCCTGCTGACCCTGTACGTGGTTCCTGCCGCCTTCTACCTGTTCGAGCGCCGCCGCTACGAGCGCGGTCAGACGCTGGTCAAGTCCGACAGCGGGCCTGTGGGCGTACCCGCCGATTGA
- a CDS encoding HlyD family efflux transporter periplasmic adaptor subunit, whose translation MKTRVIFAVAALTLALAACRPPAAENKDAVVPTASSVKEQPQKVRVISAEQGTLESRRSVAVTLQPVRQSKVASAATGRVDQILVREGQRVAANQAVLVLEDDTVANQLADAELSVQTARINLEKAQAGQSGNVATLEAQVRSAALALEVARNKFQEGQQLYPAGGIAKLDLDNLEAQVAQARSSLESAQEQLARAQRANTEDIALLRVQLEQAQNKVVNARKALADTRVRAPFAGVISDVRVNPGEFLSSGAEAFTLADTSALEATFRLPPEQAGAITSDTPLVIAYGGKNYRARLVRRGTLPGEDRLVELVARVASSDLPVGGTATLRYSLELGEGTLLPAGALRTQGGKTEVLTVQGGNRAEPLGVQILAESEGRVVVSGLEAGTQVVYPLPTELAGGELLEVVK comes from the coding sequence GTGAAGACCCGCGTCATTTTCGCCGTCGCCGCGCTCACCCTGGCCCTGGCGGCCTGCCGTCCGCCCGCTGCCGAGAACAAGGACGCGGTGGTGCCCACCGCCTCGTCGGTGAAGGAGCAGCCGCAGAAAGTCCGGGTGATCAGCGCCGAGCAGGGCACGCTCGAAAGCCGCCGCAGCGTCGCCGTGACCCTGCAGCCGGTACGCCAGAGCAAGGTTGCCTCCGCCGCCACCGGCCGGGTCGATCAGATCCTGGTCCGCGAAGGTCAGCGCGTCGCTGCCAACCAGGCGGTGCTGGTCCTCGAGGACGACACGGTTGCCAATCAGCTTGCGGACGCCGAGCTCTCGGTCCAGACCGCCCGCATCAACCTCGAGAAGGCTCAGGCTGGCCAGAGCGGCAACGTCGCCACCCTCGAAGCTCAGGTGCGCAGCGCCGCCCTTGCCCTCGAGGTGGCCCGCAACAAGTTCCAGGAGGGCCAGCAGCTCTATCCGGCAGGCGGCATTGCCAAGCTTGACCTCGACAACCTCGAGGCCCAAGTCGCGCAGGCCCGCAGCTCGCTCGAGAGCGCCCAGGAACAGTTGGCCCGCGCCCAGCGCGCAAACACCGAGGATATCGCGCTGCTGCGCGTGCAGCTCGAGCAGGCCCAGAACAAGGTCGTCAACGCCCGCAAGGCCCTGGCCGACACCCGGGTGCGTGCCCCGTTCGCGGGCGTGATCTCGGACGTGCGGGTGAACCCGGGCGAGTTCCTCTCGTCCGGAGCCGAGGCCTTCACGCTGGCGGACACCTCGGCCCTCGAGGCGACTTTCCGCCTGCCGCCCGAGCAGGCCGGTGCCATCACCAGTGATACCCCGCTGGTCATCGCCTACGGCGGCAAGAACTACCGTGCCCGCCTGGTGCGGCGCGGCACCCTGCCCGGCGAGGACCGCCTGGTGGAACTGGTTGCGCGCGTGGCCAGCAGCGATTTGCCGGTCGGTGGAACCGCCACGCTGCGCTACTCGCTCGAGCTGGGCGAGGGCACGCTGCTCCCCGCCGGAGCGCTCCGCACCCAGGGCGGCAAGACCGAGGTGCTGACCGTGCAAGGTGGCAACCGCGCCGAACCGCTTGGCGTTCAGATCCTCGCCGAGTCCGAGGGCCGTGTGGTCGTCTCGGGCCTCGAGGCCGGAACGCAGGTGGTGTACCCGCTGCCGACCGAACTGGCCGGCGGTGAACTCCTCGAGGTGGTGAAGTGA
- a CDS encoding TolC family protein — protein MKTAPLSALVLTVAVSMGAAQAQNYTLESALAKAENVSSVQLAALEVSDAQQNADRQLADPLLTRLGKVQATQRLALAKVKLDSTRRAAQAQIVSAYTGVLEAQEQVGLAIKSESLAERNVNIAQIRLRNGSGTQLDLRDAQRALEDARKSTATAKDALELAKTNLRNLIGSFTKLSEPEKLPTPPTAAVVESVLARSANLAQLTQAVELADVQRQLLDPAYSALAEIDAATSNWRSAQQNLADLRNSERLQVQNLFDQTLSAYKNVSVQDAAKNNALATLEVDRKRLQRGLISQVAFAQTEVRTLQAELAALQAKNLYLKNYYNLLSGGATGNSASSGALPQAPVVQPAETPALLQSPQNPQSPQQPGNGGTR, from the coding sequence ATGAAAACCGCCCCCCTCTCCGCGCTCGTACTCACGGTCGCCGTGTCCATGGGTGCTGCCCAGGCCCAGAACTACACCCTCGAGTCCGCCCTGGCCAAGGCCGAGAACGTCAGCAGCGTGCAGCTCGCTGCCCTCGAGGTGAGCGACGCGCAGCAGAACGCCGACCGTCAGCTGGCCGATCCGCTGCTGACCCGCCTGGGGAAGGTACAGGCGACCCAGCGCCTCGCCCTGGCCAAGGTCAAGCTCGATTCGACCCGCCGCGCCGCCCAGGCCCAGATCGTCTCGGCCTACACCGGCGTGCTCGAGGCCCAGGAGCAGGTGGGCCTCGCCATCAAATCCGAGAGCCTGGCCGAGCGCAACGTCAATATTGCCCAGATCCGCCTGCGCAACGGCAGCGGTACCCAGCTTGACCTGCGCGACGCGCAGCGCGCCCTCGAGGATGCGCGCAAGTCCACCGCCACCGCCAAGGACGCGCTGGAACTTGCCAAGACCAACCTGCGCAACCTGATCGGCAGCTTCACCAAGCTCAGCGAGCCCGAGAAGCTCCCCACCCCGCCCACCGCCGCCGTGGTGGAGTCGGTTCTGGCGCGCTCGGCGAACCTGGCGCAGCTCACCCAGGCCGTAGAACTCGCCGACGTTCAGCGCCAGCTGCTCGACCCGGCCTACTCGGCCCTGGCCGAGATCGATGCCGCCACCAGCAACTGGCGCAGCGCACAGCAGAACCTCGCCGACCTGCGCAACTCCGAGCGCCTGCAGGTCCAGAACCTGTTCGACCAGACCCTCAGTGCCTACAAGAACGTCTCGGTGCAAGACGCCGCCAAGAACAACGCCCTGGCAACCCTCGAGGTGGACCGCAAGCGACTGCAGCGCGGGCTGATCAGCCAGGTGGCCTTTGCCCAGACCGAGGTGCGCACGCTGCAGGCCGAACTGGCTGCCCTGCAGGCCAAGAACCTCTACCTCAAGAACTACTACAACCTGCTCTCGGGCGGAGCCACCGGGAACAGCGCCTCTTCGGGCGCGCTGCCCCAGGCGCCGGTGGTGCAGCCCGCCGAGACCCCCGCGCTGCTCCAGAGCCCGCAGAATCCGCAGAGCCCGCAGCAGCCCGGTAACGGGGGCACCCGGTGA
- a CDS encoding TolC family protein has product MRARALLLSAALLIGSASAQSLSVFFSRLQDHPSLEAARSQLKAAETQAAGTRTLYGVQGRAGYNWAELDAQPPLPRSADGLSASIDLTLKPLPFGDNADAVARAELAVQQARLGYRQALATLEAQALQAAYQLQLAGEALTVARSGEQTARASLEAARVQAERGAIPTADLRSAETAYREAQERLRSAEENVTLAEVSLRSLVGDATPGPVELPALPARTSTPEELRARIALEQARIALNSAQRGVIPTASLSYTNYATDTSSFGLSVDSRNLAPKLNYSFEDPRQSTLGSSSPKIRQTVTLGVAFDFSPATYANLDAAQTSLRAAEADLEAARRSADLQATSLEVAYRQAERQIDLKTQAVSDAAQALSEAQERQRLGLLSPLAVLRASAELAQARLALQQAQFDRLGKLLDIYRHYALPLSEVKK; this is encoded by the coding sequence GTGCGCGCTAGAGCCTTGCTCCTCTCGGCCGCACTGCTGATCGGGAGCGCTTCGGCCCAGAGCCTGAGCGTGTTTTTCTCCCGACTGCAAGACCATCCCAGCCTCGAGGCCGCCCGCTCGCAGCTCAAGGCGGCCGAGACCCAGGCCGCCGGTACCCGGACCCTTTACGGAGTGCAGGGGCGGGCCGGTTACAACTGGGCCGAGCTCGACGCCCAACCCCCGCTGCCGCGCAGCGCCGACGGCCTGAGTGCCAGCATCGACCTGACGCTCAAGCCGCTTCCTTTCGGCGATAACGCCGACGCGGTTGCTCGCGCCGAACTGGCGGTGCAACAGGCGCGCCTGGGTTACCGTCAGGCCCTCGCCACCCTCGAGGCCCAGGCCCTGCAGGCCGCCTATCAGCTCCAACTGGCAGGCGAAGCCCTCACCGTGGCCCGCAGCGGCGAGCAGACGGCCCGGGCCAGCCTCGAGGCCGCGCGCGTCCAGGCCGAGCGGGGGGCTATTCCGACCGCCGACTTGCGCTCGGCCGAGACCGCCTACCGCGAGGCGCAAGAGCGCCTGCGCAGCGCCGAAGAGAACGTGACCCTCGCCGAGGTCTCGCTGCGCAGCCTGGTCGGGGACGCGACCCCCGGACCGGTCGAGCTGCCCGCCCTGCCCGCCCGCACCAGCACGCCCGAGGAACTGCGCGCCCGCATCGCGCTCGAACAGGCCCGCATCGCGCTGAACAGCGCGCAGCGCGGTGTGATCCCCACCGCCAGCCTCAGCTACACCAACTACGCCACCGACACCTCGTCGTTCGGTCTGAGCGTCGACTCGCGCAACCTCGCCCCCAAGCTCAACTACAGTTTCGAAGACCCGCGCCAGAGCACGCTGGGCAGCAGCTCGCCCAAGATCCGCCAGACGGTCACCCTGGGCGTGGCCTTCGATTTCTCGCCGGCCACCTACGCCAACTTGGACGCTGCTCAGACCTCGCTGCGCGCCGCCGAGGCCGACCTCGAGGCCGCGCGCCGCAGCGCCGACCTGCAGGCGACCAGCCTCGAGGTGGCCTACCGCCAGGCCGAACGCCAGATTGACCTGAAGACCCAGGCGGTCAGCGACGCCGCCCAGGCCCTGAGCGAGGCGCAGGAGCGCCAGCGCCTGGGCCTGCTGAGCCCGCTCGCCGTGCTGCGGGCTTCGGCCGAGCTCGCGCAGGCCCGCTTGGCCCTGCAACAGGCCCAGTTCGACCGTCTCGGAAAACTGCTCGATATCTACCGTCACTATGCTCTCCCGCTCAGCGAGGTGAAGAAATGA
- a CDS encoding MarR family transcriptional regulator, producing MNISGNEQTIVPEAEREQLLARIYQRQLDLIWLAQRLNQEVLGAYGLLPPHFMVLELLAGRHPQILEGAPAGITVSEIARAMGLAPATTTATLDKLESSGYLRRAADPHDRRVVRVQLTPQGQEVLEALHTRGSALYQDMLSRFGLEELQVLQNILNGVYDWHVERSSANGGG from the coding sequence GTGAATATTTCAGGGAATGAACAAACGATAGTCCCCGAGGCAGAGCGCGAGCAACTGCTTGCCCGCATCTACCAGCGGCAACTGGACCTGATCTGGCTGGCCCAGCGCCTCAACCAGGAGGTGCTGGGCGCTTACGGCCTGCTGCCTCCGCACTTCATGGTGCTCGAACTGCTCGCCGGTCGCCATCCGCAGATCCTCGAGGGGGCCCCGGCAGGAATCACGGTCAGCGAGATCGCCCGTGCGATGGGCCTGGCCCCCGCGACCACCACGGCCACGCTCGACAAGCTGGAAAGCAGCGGCTACCTGCGGCGCGCCGCCGACCCGCACGACCGCAGGGTGGTGCGGGTGCAGCTGACTCCGCAGGGGCAGGAGGTCCTCGAGGCGCTGCACACACGCGGGTCAGCGCTGTATCAGGACATGCTCTCCCGCTTCGGACTCGAGGAGTTGCAGGTGCTGCAAAACATCCTAAACGGCGTGTACGACTGGCATGTCGAGCGCAGTAGTGCGAATGGCGGAGGGTAG
- a CDS encoding SDR family NAD(P)-dependent oxidoreductase, translated as MTHLPPPGPHVILTGASSGIGEATARELVGRGYRVTLAARRLERLEALRRELDTAGDRVLIVRCDVTLESDRLDLLAQARRVFGPVGVLINNAGVDSGGRRYWEQPESVSKVLETNLLAAIELSGLVLPEMLERRYGRLIHVGSVAGRIGISTLYAASKFGLRGFSLALRRELLGSGVTSSLVAPGFVRTEMTARHPFPMPGPEPVARAVARLIARPRAEVVVPGSYHAVIALAHLFPGIVDFAARRVR; from the coding sequence ATGACCCACCTTCCCCCACCCGGTCCACACGTCATCTTGACCGGTGCCTCGAGCGGCATCGGCGAGGCCACGGCCCGCGAACTGGTCGGGCGCGGCTACCGCGTGACCCTGGCGGCGCGGCGCCTCGAGCGCCTCGAGGCCCTGCGCCGCGAGCTCGACACCGCCGGAGACCGTGTTCTGATCGTGCGCTGCGACGTCACCCTCGAGTCGGACCGCCTGGACCTGCTCGCGCAGGCGCGCCGGGTTTTCGGGCCCGTCGGCGTGCTGATCAACAATGCCGGGGTAGACAGCGGAGGACGCCGCTACTGGGAACAGCCCGAGTCGGTTTCGAAGGTGCTGGAGACCAATTTGCTGGCCGCCATCGAACTGAGCGGCCTGGTCCTGCCCGAGATGCTCGAGCGCCGCTATGGCCGTCTGATCCACGTCGGGTCGGTCGCGGGCCGCATCGGCATCTCGACGCTGTACGCCGCCTCCAAGTTTGGCCTGCGCGGCTTCTCGCTGGCGCTGCGGCGCGAACTGCTGGGCAGCGGCGTGACCTCATCGCTGGTCGCCCCCGGTTTCGTGCGCACCGAGATGACCGCCCGCCACCCGTTTCCCATGCCGGGCCCCGAGCCGGTCGCCCGCGCGGTTGCCCGGCTGATCGCGCGTCCCCGCGCCGAGGTGGTGGTCCCGGGCAGCTATCACGCGGTCATCGCCCTCGCGCACCTGTTTCCGGGCATCGTGGATTTTGCTGCCCGCCGGGTCCGCTAG
- a CDS encoding DUF5670 family protein, whose amino-acid sequence MHTLMWLGGLLIVLWVLGALLKFGGQLIHLALLAGVAVIIIGLVTGRWPRSRS is encoded by the coding sequence ATGCACACGCTGATGTGGCTGGGTGGCCTGCTGATCGTCCTGTGGGTGTTAGGGGCGCTGCTGAAGTTCGGCGGACAACTGATTCACCTCGCACTGCTGGCCGGTGTGGCAGTGATCATCATCGGGCTCGTGACCGGGCGCTGGCCCCGCAGCCGTTCCTGA
- a CDS encoding YifB family Mg chelatase-like AAA ATPase, with protein sequence MLAKATSVTLVGVDAVLVTVEVDVAAGLPAFTVVGLPDQAVSEARERVRAAIRNAHLPFPAARITVNLAPADLRKEGPLFDLPIALCLLAAQGLFAPEALADLLIAGELALDGELRAVPGAINLALKAAETGRTALVPHANAPEACAVEGVTVLAPASLRAALEHLSGRQTLAPARPAAPADPAESFACLSDVKGQAQGRRALEIALAGGHNLLLVGPPGSGKTLLARRAPGLLPPLTAGEALEVTRIHSAAGQLGGRGLLRQAPYRAPHHTVSDAGLIGGGSLPRPGEVSLAHHGVLFLDEFPEFSRKALEALRQPLEDGVVSISRARASVIYPARFQLIAAMNPCPCGHLGDPSRACVCSPAERARYLARLSGPVLDRIDLVVSVPRLTVDELTRAPEGESSAHVRERVAAARARMVERQGTRNAALLGSALRCHARLEGAAEGFARSAASRLGLSGRGFDRLLRVARTVADLEGSERVRETHLAEATAYRTRLFE encoded by the coding sequence ATGCTCGCAAAGGCCACCAGCGTCACCCTGGTCGGCGTAGACGCCGTCTTGGTCACGGTCGAGGTCGACGTGGCCGCCGGTTTGCCCGCCTTCACGGTCGTGGGCCTGCCCGACCAGGCGGTCAGCGAGGCGCGCGAACGCGTGCGCGCCGCGATCCGCAACGCCCACCTGCCCTTCCCGGCTGCCCGCATCACGGTCAACCTTGCCCCGGCCGACCTGCGCAAGGAAGGCCCGCTGTTCGACCTGCCCATCGCGCTGTGTCTGCTGGCCGCCCAGGGCCTGTTCGCCCCCGAGGCCCTGGCAGACCTGCTGATCGCGGGCGAACTTGCCTTGGACGGCGAACTGCGCGCCGTACCCGGTGCGATCAACTTGGCCCTCAAGGCCGCCGAAACCGGACGGACCGCGCTGGTACCCCATGCCAACGCCCCCGAAGCCTGCGCGGTCGAAGGTGTGACCGTGCTGGCCCCCGCCAGCCTGCGCGCCGCCCTCGAGCACCTCAGCGGCCGCCAGACCCTCGCACCCGCTCGGCCCGCCGCCCCGGCGGACCCCGCCGAGAGCTTCGCCTGCCTCAGTGACGTCAAAGGCCAGGCACAGGGCCGCCGCGCCCTCGAGATCGCCCTGGCCGGCGGGCACAACCTGCTGCTGGTCGGTCCGCCCGGCAGCGGCAAGACCCTGCTGGCCCGCCGCGCCCCGGGCCTGCTGCCCCCGCTCACCGCGGGCGAAGCCCTCGAGGTGACCCGCATTCACTCGGCTGCCGGGCAACTCGGCGGGCGCGGCCTGCTGCGGCAGGCTCCCTACCGCGCCCCGCACCACACGGTGAGCGACGCCGGACTGATCGGCGGCGGCAGCCTCCCGCGCCCCGGCGAGGTCAGCCTCGCGCATCACGGGGTGCTGTTCCTCGACGAATTCCCCGAGTTCTCGCGCAAGGCCCTCGAGGCACTGCGGCAACCGCTCGAGGACGGCGTGGTCTCGATTTCTCGCGCTCGGGCCAGCGTCATTTACCCGGCGCGCTTTCAGCTGATCGCCGCCATGAATCCCTGCCCCTGCGGGCACCTGGGCGACCCCTCGCGGGCCTGCGTCTGCTCGCCCGCCGAGCGTGCGCGTTACCTCGCGCGGCTCAGCGGCCCGGTGCTTGACCGCATCGACCTGGTGGTGTCGGTGCCGCGCCTGACCGTGGACGAACTCACCCGCGCGCCCGAGGGCGAGTCCTCCGCACACGTGCGCGAGCGCGTTGCCGCCGCGCGCGCGCGCATGGTGGAGCGCCAGGGAACGCGCAACGCCGCGCTGCTGGGCAGCGCGCTGCGCTGCCACGCCCGCCTCGAGGGTGCCGCCGAGGGTTTCGCGCGCTCGGCTGCCTCGAGGCTGGGCCTCAGCGGGCGCGGATTTGATCGCCTGCTGCGGGTGGCGCGCACGGTGGCCGACCTCGAGGGCAGCGAGCGGGTGCGGGAGACGCACCTGGCCGAGGCGACCGCCTACCGCACCCGGCTGTTCGAGTGA
- a CDS encoding DedA family protein: MFEVESLQHLLRTGSYLALLGIVFAETGLLVGFFLPGDSLLLVAGIMSAVEGGLNIWGVMACCVLAAIVGDTVGYLIGRRFGPAIFNRPESRFFKPEHVQRSYVFFQKHGGKTIILARFVPFVRTFAPTIAGVSGMHYPTFLAYNVIGAVLWGAGVPLVGYLIGNTIPATTVDKYILLMVAVVVGLSLLPVLLEAWKLRKKAA; the protein is encoded by the coding sequence ATGTTTGAAGTAGAGAGCCTGCAACACCTGCTGCGCACCGGGTCGTACCTGGCGCTGCTGGGTATCGTGTTCGCCGAAACCGGCCTGTTGGTCGGCTTTTTTCTGCCCGGAGACTCGCTGTTGCTGGTCGCGGGCATCATGAGCGCCGTCGAGGGCGGCCTCAACATCTGGGGTGTCATGGCCTGCTGCGTGCTGGCCGCCATCGTAGGGGACACGGTCGGCTACCTGATCGGTCGCCGCTTTGGTCCGGCGATCTTCAACCGGCCCGAGAGCCGCTTTTTCAAGCCCGAACACGTGCAGCGCTCGTACGTCTTCTTTCAGAAGCACGGCGGAAAAACCATCATTCTGGCGCGTTTCGTGCCGTTTGTACGCACCTTCGCGCCGACCATCGCCGGGGTGAGCGGCATGCACTACCCCACTTTCTTGGCGTACAACGTGATCGGTGCGGTGCTGTGGGGTGCCGGGGTGCCGCTGGTCGGCTATCTGATCGGCAATACCATTCCGGCCACCACGGTTGACAAGTACATCCTGCTGATGGTCGCGGTGGTAGTGGGGCTCTCGCTGCTGCCGGTGCTCCTCGAGGCCTGGAAGCTGCGCAAGAAAGCTGCCTAA